Part of the Paenibacillus kyungheensis genome, AGAAGAACAAAGCTTTTATCGTGAGACTGCTCCAGTAACAATTGATGCCAAAGGCGGTGTATCCGGTAGTGGCGAAAAAGCTGGATTGGGTCTGGTTACATGGATCATTATTGCAGTCGTTGCGTTACTGATACTTGCAGGATTGTGGTTCTTACTTGGCTTCTTGAAAAAAAGAAACCGCGGCTTTGTTGGACAAATGGTTATCGAGATTCGCGATGAAAATACCGGCGAACGCTCTTACCCACAATACAAAAAACTAACTACATTCCGTGGCAAATTTAACCTGCATCAACTGGTTCAACTTGCACCAGAACTGAAAGAAACTGAAAATATTATTTTCACACCAAGCAGTAACGACCGTATTATGATTCGGAACAACGCGGACAACGTAATCGAAAAATCCGCCCGCGCGATCGATGCGTCTAAAGGCTTTGAACTTAAAAGCGGCGACCGCATCATGATCAGCTTACGTCAGGTCGACAAAACAATTATGCTTGAATACCTAACATAATTCCTATACACAAACTATTCATATTACATCTGTATACTGAAACAGAGTGTGTATCATGCTGAAATTAGGTTGTGTATGCTAAAACACAAAGATATTCTTTTAAAAAAATAGTCTATCTCTTTTCAAAATCTCATAATCATTGATTACAATATATTATTGAAACCAAAACGTATCTTTTAAAGTATGTATCTCATGACATATATCTTAAAGTACAATCCAGTACTCAAGCTTTTAGAGAATGTTTAACTACAACCCAGCACCGGATTGCAAAGCCAAGCGCATTCAATCTCTCGTCTTCCTACCCAAGCGCTCCAAAGTGGAAGGATGCACAAGCGAAGGGGATGGAATCGTTCTGAAAGTCGCCTTTAAGACTCGGATATCGACCACCCAGTGGTCAAATCAAGATATCCGATCTTACCAGCGACGCCAAGAACGATTCCACCCCGTAGCGCTTGTCCTCACATCCACCCATCACCAAATAAAGAAATTTAATTCGCCCAAGGGGGATCATTCATGAAACCAATCGTTAGAGAACACATTCAACAACTGGACGTATCACTTGGCGGTGGTATTGTCAGTGATAAAATACGCGTCGATACGATCGACAACCCTATTTTGATTATCGGACTTGGGGGTACAGGTATTGATGCACTATTGCGTCTGAAATACCAGATCAACCGTCGCTTCAAGCTTCCAGAAGATCCAATGACTAAGAAAAAACAAGACAAACCAGATAATGTTGAATTTCTTGCTTTTGAAACGAACGAACAAGATCGTAACAAAAAATATAAAGGTATCGGGCTTGATCCAATTAACGAATTTGTATTGCTGTCCAATGCAGAGATCGGTGGATTGCTACAAAACCGTAGCCTGCTAGAACCTTATATCACCGAATGGTTATCTCCTGAACTAGGGATCACTGATGGTATGAACGGTGCGGCTGGTGTACGCCAAGCAGGACGATTGCTGTTATTTACTAAAATTAATCAGGTCGTACAAAGTATAGATAAAAAGATCAAAACGCTGTCTGTCGGTACCAATAAAAAATTAATGGTCTTTCTACTAACAGGGCTATCGGGTGGTACAGGTAGTGGTTGTTTCTTAGATATTTCGTATATTGTACGTGGTATTGTAGAACGCGATTATGGCGCAGCAGGGGTAGACCGTCTGAATATGCTTGGTTACCTGTTTACACCAGACGTCAACTTATCCAATAAAAGTTTAAGTGAACATACACGCGAATATATTCGCAAAAATGGTTATGCGGCTCTGAAAGAACTGGATTACTGGATGAATGTCGATAGCCGTGGTGAACGTTTCAAACAGCAATACGGTAGCATACTCAATGTAAACTCGCCACTTGCACCATTTAATCTATGTCATTTGATCTCAGCAACCAATACCGAAGGTAAATTGCTTGAAAATGCATATGATTACTGTATGAATGTAACGGCTGAAAATATTACGAACTTTATGGCAAGTGAAGAAAAAGCGTCTGGTGAAGAATTTGCGATCCATGACTATATCAGTAATATTCGTACCAATATTGCACAGATGAATCGTGCATATCCTGCGAATTATGAATACAACATTATCGGTGCTTCTTCTGCGGTATTGCCGATCGAAGAAATGACCACATATCTAGCGTATCGTCTATTCCAAAAGATGGACAAAATGTTCGATCAAGCGCCAGACCAAGAAGCTGTTGAGAACTTTGCCCGCAAATTAGGGGTAGATGTCGAGACCATGACCAAAACATTCGAATCTCGTGTACCTGAACCATTGCCTGGATTTGAAAATAGTGAACGTCTAAGCTTCAATAATGTAGTTAAAATGCAAGCTGTTAATATGGATACCGAACTTGAGCAGACATTCCTGATTCGTGCTCGTGAAGAATACATCAAAGCGAAGCAACAATTGCCGGGCGAGATTGTCGGACAATTTTCAGATCAGATTCGCCGTATGTTCTTACATCCAGAACAAGGCCCATTCTATGTGTCACGTCTGCTGTACTCGGAAAAAGGATTCTCACTACTGAAAATGCTTCTTTCGTATATCGAGACATTGCGTGAAAGTCAGACACGTATTCCACGCGATATCGAATCAGCAGCTGATTATGCGAATGAACGTCTGGGTGATGCGAAAAGTGCGTTCGTTTCTAAAGACAAAAAGAAAAATGTATACATTGAAGCTAAAATCGACGAGTACTGGTTGCGTGCAGATGTAGAACGTACACAACAAATGATCGAATTTTATGAAGATTTATATGAAATGTTAAATCGTGAAAATAACCGTATCTATGGAGTATTTACCGAAGTACTAAATGCATTAAGCTCTATTTTCGAGAAAAATGGTGAGTTGTTGACCAATGCGAATGAGCAAGAAGATCATCGTGGGAACAAAACGTATTATTGGAATCTAGTGAGCGTACCGGATATTTCCAAAGCGGTGAGCGATATTATGGATAGCAAAGATGGCGATGATCTGATTCGTGATTTCTCTGCACAATTGCTAGAACATTCCGATCAATGGGTGAAAGAGCAAGAAGTCGATATTGTACGCTCGATCTCTGATTTCTTGAGCGACAAGTTCGGTGATCTGATCACACGTTCAATGGAAGATTTCTTGGTGATGAAATACGGTCAAGACGAGCCGATTGAGAAATTCGTAGAGCGCACGATTGCTAGTAAATTGGATGATGAAGCTGTACCTGTGTTCCATTTGAGCAATAGTGCAGGTAATCTGCATTTCCCTTCATGGGGATTTGTGTCTGTTCCTGTTCAAGCGCCTAGCATTTTGCGTGGTATTCGTAACTTCCAGAACAATGCACTGGGTAAATCACACTTTACGATTAAAGAAAGTAAAGTTAAAAACCGTATTTTCTGGTTGAACACTCGTAATGGTGTGCCATTGTTCGTCTATACACCGCTGAAAGTATATGAAGAGAACTATGAGCGTACGATCCTGGATCGTGAAGGTATTGGTCGCCATTTGGTACAGACCGAGAAAGAAAACTGGACATACTTGCCTTCACCTATTCCTGAGCAATCATGGGGTGAAACGTACACCAATGCTCGTGTACAAAGCTACAATGCTCGTGTGCGTGCAGACTATGCGCGTGCAAAACAACTAGGCATTATTGTTGAAAAAGATGCAGACCAAAATACAAGCAGTCGTTTTGCGGTTCATTTTACACAGCCATTCGATCTGGTTCCTACGCTTGCTAGCTATGATATGCGTCTGGATGCACCTCGTCCGAATCTAGGTGAAGTGAAACGTGCACTAGCAGAACTTAGACGTCTTATGGCAGAAGGCTTGCCACATGAATCGACGAAAGATATCTTCGGTAGCTTTAACGAAGATCTAGCACGTGAGAACTTGATTCGTTCACCAAAAATGATCGAACGTGTACGTGCAGAACTAGCGAAATATGAAAGTATTCAAGCCAAAATTGTAGAACTAGAAGGTATGTTAAGTCGTTATGAAGGCGAAGAAAAACTAACCGATCAGTTCTTACAAGCATTGTATACCGATACGATTACTAAAAAAGGTGCATTGTACGTCTATGATCGTGATCCTGAAGAAGAAGCTTGGGATGCTTTTGCAAATCTGATGAAGAGCCGTAATTTTGTGGAATTTGAAGTATTTGAACATTTCCGCAATCTAGATCAGAAAAATCGTGCAACATTGATGCGCAAAGCAGATCGTCGTGACAATGAAATTACTTCGTCTGAAGATATTGCACCGCTTTTGAATAAATTAGATGAATTGTACGAAGCGTATCTGGAAGCAAGAGATCGTCTAGAATACGAACGTGTCGAATTGGCTAATGGAGATGAAGCTTACCAGTTCTACAAACAAATGGTTACTAAATTAAGCGATATTCGCCGGAAGTTGAAATAAGATGGACGTTCGGCTGAAACAATTCGCAGATGCATATGCTGCTGACGAGGAGAAAACAGCCGGGCAGGGAGATGGGCGGAGCAGTATTCACTACCCCGCCGTTTTCCTGTTTATCGGAGATCTGATTCAAGATGCTGTCCGTCCTGTTATGCAGATTAATGCTCAGAAGTGGGATAATAGTGCTGGTGTGATGTATGTAGAGATTGCTCCTGAACCTACAGGAGAAGAACAGCAAGCAAGACGGGCTAATGAAGCTCGATATGAACAAGAACAAAACGTGAATTCTATGCGTACAGGTCAAAGTACAGGTTCATTAGAAGCGCAAAAAATCACTACCTTTTTATCTCGTCCTACAGTTAACGATCATAGTAAAAAAACGCAACGTCCTGATTGGCATCACCATTTTCAAAAAGATGGCAAGCATCTGCTGGAACTGAATCGTACGTTCCGGCAG contains:
- a CDS encoding tubulin-like doman-containing protein; this encodes MKPIVREHIQQLDVSLGGGIVSDKIRVDTIDNPILIIGLGGTGIDALLRLKYQINRRFKLPEDPMTKKKQDKPDNVEFLAFETNEQDRNKKYKGIGLDPINEFVLLSNAEIGGLLQNRSLLEPYITEWLSPELGITDGMNGAAGVRQAGRLLLFTKINQVVQSIDKKIKTLSVGTNKKLMVFLLTGLSGGTGSGCFLDISYIVRGIVERDYGAAGVDRLNMLGYLFTPDVNLSNKSLSEHTREYIRKNGYAALKELDYWMNVDSRGERFKQQYGSILNVNSPLAPFNLCHLISATNTEGKLLENAYDYCMNVTAENITNFMASEEKASGEEFAIHDYISNIRTNIAQMNRAYPANYEYNIIGASSAVLPIEEMTTYLAYRLFQKMDKMFDQAPDQEAVENFARKLGVDVETMTKTFESRVPEPLPGFENSERLSFNNVVKMQAVNMDTELEQTFLIRAREEYIKAKQQLPGEIVGQFSDQIRRMFLHPEQGPFYVSRLLYSEKGFSLLKMLLSYIETLRESQTRIPRDIESAADYANERLGDAKSAFVSKDKKKNVYIEAKIDEYWLRADVERTQQMIEFYEDLYEMLNRENNRIYGVFTEVLNALSSIFEKNGELLTNANEQEDHRGNKTYYWNLVSVPDISKAVSDIMDSKDGDDLIRDFSAQLLEHSDQWVKEQEVDIVRSISDFLSDKFGDLITRSMEDFLVMKYGQDEPIEKFVERTIASKLDDEAVPVFHLSNSAGNLHFPSWGFVSVPVQAPSILRGIRNFQNNALGKSHFTIKESKVKNRIFWLNTRNGVPLFVYTPLKVYEENYERTILDREGIGRHLVQTEKENWTYLPSPIPEQSWGETYTNARVQSYNARVRADYARAKQLGIIVEKDADQNTSSRFAVHFTQPFDLVPTLASYDMRLDAPRPNLGEVKRALAELRRLMAEGLPHESTKDIFGSFNEDLARENLIRSPKMIERVRAELAKYESIQAKIVELEGMLSRYEGEEKLTDQFLQALYTDTITKKGALYVYDRDPEEEAWDAFANLMKSRNFVEFEVFEHFRNLDQKNRATLMRKADRRDNEITSSEDIAPLLNKLDELYEAYLEARDRLEYERVELANGDEAYQFYKQMVTKLSDIRRKLK